In the Malaya genurostris strain Urasoe2022 chromosome 1, Malgen_1.1, whole genome shotgun sequence genome, one interval contains:
- the LOC131427692 gene encoding histone H4 — translation MTGRGKGGKGLGKGGAKRHRKVLRDNIQGITKPAIRRLARRGGVKRISGLIYEETRGVLKVFLENVIRDAVTYTEHAKRKTVTAMDVVYALKRQGRTLYGFGG, via the coding sequence ATGACTGGTCGCGGCAAAGGAGGAAAGGGACTCGGAAAAGGAGGCGCCAAGCGTCATCGTAAAGTGCTTCGTGATAACATCCAGGGAATTACCAAGCCCGCTATCCGTCGTCTGGCTCGTCGTGGTGGTGTCAAGCGTATCTCCGGTCTGATCTATGAGGAAACTCGTGGAGTGCTGAAGGTGTTCCTGGAAAATGTGATCCGAGATGCAGTAACCTACACTGAACACGCCAAGCGCAAGACCGTCACCGCCATGGATGTCGTGTATGCTCTGAAGCGACAGGGTCGCACTCTGTATGGTTTCGGAGGTTAA
- the LOC131427695 gene encoding histone H1B-like — protein sequence MAETAVDVSAAAPVAASPAKAPKKAKAAKGEAKKPKKPSTHPPVNDMVVAAIKTLKERNGSSLQAIKKYIAANYKCDVAKLAPFIKKALKSGVEKGKLTQTKGSGASGSFKIKAGAKQPAGEKKPKKAAAKKPKKAAGEKKKVAKKPAGEKKPKAKKPAGEKKPKAAAAKKAKAAPAKAAKKAAAPKQKATKPSKAAANKPKTPKPKKAAPAKKAAPKKVAAKK from the coding sequence ATGGCTGAAACCGCTGTTGACGTATCGGCCGCAGCTCCGGTTGCTGCTTCACCGGCCAAGGCACCGAAGAAAGCCAAAGCCGCCAAGGGAGAAGCCAAAAAACCGAAGAAGCCATCGACACATCCACCAGTCAATGACATGGTAGTGGCTGCCATCAAGACGCTGAAGGAACGCAACGGATCTTCGCTGCAGGCCATCAAGAAGTACATCGCCGCCAACTACAAGTGCGACGTCGCCAAGCTGGCCCCGTTCATCAAGAAGGCCCTGAAATCTGGCGTCGAGAAGGGAAAGCTCACCCAGACCAAGGGTTCCGGTGCATCCGGCTCGTTCAAAATCAAAGCCGGTGCCAAGCAACCGGCTGGCGAGAAGAAGCCGAAGAAGGCTGCTGCCAAAAAACCGAAGAAGGCTGCCGGAGAGAAGAAAAAGGTTGCCAAGAAACCCGCTGGCGAGAAGAAACCGAAGGCCAAAAAGCCTGCAGGTGAGAAAAAGCCGAAAGCCGCCGCTGCAAAGAAGGCTAAGGCAGCACCAGCCAAGGCCGCCAAGAAGGCTGCTGCACCGAAGCAGAAGGCCACCAAGCCATCGAAAGCCGCTGCCAACAAGCCCAAGACCCCGAAGCCAAAGAAGGCCGCGCCAGCCAAAAAAGCTGCCCCGAAGAAGGTGGCTGCCAAGAAGTAA